In one Nicotiana sylvestris chromosome 8, ASM39365v2, whole genome shotgun sequence genomic region, the following are encoded:
- the LOC138875862 gene encoding uncharacterized protein, which translates to MKGVMRFGKKEKLIPRFIGPFEILDRVGEVVYRLALPLSLSVVHLVFHVSMLRKYHGYPSHALDFSTVQLDKDLTYEEEPIAALDRQVRQLRSKKFPSVCVPWRVEVSFMKLIVGKSLVIAVLVYTSPPNYRVPDPL; encoded by the exons atgaagggcgtgatgagatttgggaagaaggaaaAGCTaatccctaggttcattggtccttttgagattcttgatcgagtgggagaggtggtttacagacttgcgttgccactgagtttatcagttgtgcacctagtgtttcatgtgtccatgcttcggaagtatcacggctaTCCATCTCACgcgttagacttcagcactgtccagttggacaaggacttgacctatgaggaggagccgatagctgctctagaccggcaggttcgtcaattgagatcaAAGAAGTTCCCTTCAGTTTGTGTTccatggagag ttgaggtttcatttatgaagttaattgttggtaaaagtttggttatagctgtgttAGTTTATacgagtccaccaaactatagagtacctgatcctctatga
- the LOC138875863 gene encoding uncharacterized protein: MAEDSKLWDIICDGPHVPMKKLRETGPMVPKDRKEYSDVDRKAVEKNYRAKKILVCGIGPDEYNRVSSCDSAKEIWKVLQTSHEGTTQVKQSKIDMLTTKYEVL, from the coding sequence atggcCGAAGACTCAAAACTATGGGACATCAtctgtgatggtccacatgttcctatgaagAAGCTTAGAGAAACTGGACCAATGGTGCCGAAAGACAGAAAAGAGTACAGTGATGTTGACAGAAAAGccgtagaaaagaactatcgtgccaagaaaatcttggtatgtggtataggacctgatgagtacaacagagtcTCATCTTGTGAttctgccaaagaaatatggaaAGTATTGCAAACCTCACatgaaggaactactcaggttaaacagtccaagattgacatgctcaccactAAGTATGAAGTCTTGTAA
- the LOC138875864 gene encoding WEB family protein At5g16730, chloroplastic-like: protein MEKQEIPKRKTKTLERLRGEANQVNSKCNELKAQIDVHVAAKRNALAKASALEIQLCNARESNLVQTSRIINLETDLLKMKAEVVDVRAEVEEVREKVDKKVAIYLKDDVVARTKLRSRRETLKEIHGKGFDISKEIEQAKAYAFDAKFLISDAKDNKEEAGPDEYNRVSACDFFKEIWEALQTAHEGTTQVKQSKFDMLTTEYEIFKIKDDESIQDMHTRITSIINELHSLGDVIPRNRLVRKILSVLPGSWESKVNAITKAKDLQTLTMDELIGNLKTYEMNIKKDSERREPKKEKNLEQYKQNLDKAAKRNLVRDKRFSQKSTADNIMKQALAAWGDSSSKSEREPDVENSSIMAVETEATKYDSLFALMAQSNDNEEYENDEANFRDVQRNLKSYSSKKLRSLANVLIDAYYSLINYKEILTIELGDAE, encoded by the exons ATGGAAAAACAGGAGATTCCCAAG AGAAAGACAAAGACGCTGGAACGCCTTCGGGGTGAAGCCAACCAGGTTAATTCTAAATGCAATGAATTGAAGGCACAAATAGATGTTCATGTTGCGGCCAAAAGGAATGCTTTGGCTAAGGCCTCCGCCCTCGAGATACAACTTTGTAATGCTAGAGAAAGCAACTTGGTCCAGACGAGCAGGATTATTAATCTTGAAACAgatcttttgaagatgaaggccgaAGTTGTGGACGTTCGAGCCGAAGTCGAAGAGGTCCGAGAAAAGGTCGATAAGAAGGTGGCCATCTATCTGAAAGATGATGTTGTAGCTCGTACGAAGTTGAG ATCCCGGAGGGAAACTCTCAAGGAGATTCATGGTAAGGGCTTCGATATCTCGAAGGAGATAGAACAGGCCAAGGCATATGCTTTTGATGCCAAGTTCCTCATTTCTGATGCTAAAGACAACAAGGAGGAGGCTG gacctgatgagtacaataGAGTCTCAGCTTGTGATTTTttcaaagaaatatgggaagcattgcaaaccgcacatgaaggaactactcaggttaaacagtccaagtttgacatgctcaccactgaGTATGAGATCTTCAAGATAaaggatgatgagtctatacagGATATGCATACTAGAATCacatccatcataaatgagcttcattcacttggagatgttattcccagaaacaggcttgtaaggaaaattctcagtgttctacctggttCTTGGGAGAGTAAGGTGAATGCCATCACTAAAGCTAAAGATCTTcaaactctaaccatggatgagctgattggtaatctgaagacatacgagatgaatataaagaaagacagtgaaaggagagagccaaagaaggaaaagaacctg GAGCAATACAAACAAAACCTCgacaaagcagcaaaaaggaaccTTGTTCGAGACAAACGATTTAGTCAAAAAAGTACAGCTGACAATATTATGAAGCAGgctcttgctgcttggggagactcctccagcAAATCAGAAAGGGAACCAGATGTAGAAAATAGCTCCATAatggcagtggaaactgaagcaacaaaATATGACTCACTGTTTGCACTGATGGCTCAGTCTAACGATAACGAAGAGTATGAAAATGATGAGGCAAATtttagggatgttcagagaaatctgaaatcctactcttctaagaagttaaggtcattagcaaatgttctaattgatgCATATTATAGCCTTATTAATTATAAGGAGATCTTGACCATAGAGCTAGGAGATGCTGAATAA